A part of Nocardioides plantarum genomic DNA contains:
- a CDS encoding O-acetyl-ADP-ribose deacetylase yields MTAEVTVVPGDITVQDVDAVVNAANRAMRGGGGVDGAIHRAGGPAVLEDCRRRFPRGLATGDAGWTTAGEMTARWVIHVVGPNFSAGETDRALLVSCYTRALAVADELGARTVAFPLVSAGVYGWPLDDAVAAAVDTLRATPTSVTEARLVAFGPAAYDAVAAALAAR; encoded by the coding sequence GTGACCGCCGAGGTCACCGTCGTCCCGGGCGACATCACCGTCCAGGACGTCGATGCCGTCGTCAACGCGGCCAATCGGGCGATGCGCGGCGGGGGAGGCGTCGACGGCGCGATCCACCGGGCCGGCGGACCCGCGGTGCTCGAGGACTGCCGGCGACGGTTCCCGCGCGGCCTGGCCACCGGCGACGCGGGTTGGACGACGGCCGGCGAGATGACCGCTCGGTGGGTGATCCACGTGGTCGGGCCGAACTTCTCGGCCGGTGAGACGGACCGCGCCCTGCTGGTCTCGTGCTACACCCGCGCCCTCGCGGTGGCCGACGAGCTCGGCGCGCGCACCGTGGCGTTCCCGCTCGTGTCGGCCGGGGTCTACGGCTGGCCCCTCGACGACGCGGTCGCGGCCGCCGTCGACACGCTGCGCGCGACCCCGACCTCGGTCACCGAGGCGCGTCTCGTGGCCTTCGGCCCTGCGGCGTACGACGCCGTGGCGGCGGCCCTCGCAGCCCGGTAG
- a CDS encoding glutamate ABC transporter substrate-binding protein — translation MFSKAARAAAVLAVLATSVSACSNDDDAKASDDARIVIGVSDARPGLSAEKADGSFSGFDVDMASYVARRLGWSDRQVTFRALPDDDREQALSTGEVDMVVSAYTITTERAKAVDFAGPYLVAGQDLLVARKSEISGPRSLNGKTVCGTRGSAELARVQEAEFSRRAVLKGADDIAACVDLLLAGRVDAVTTDDAVLAGFAKKHATRLRLVGSPFSTDYYGIGLPQGSPDVAVVNDILQRAIDDGTWQASFDRHLGASGFAAPLPPVPSGTRAR, via the coding sequence ATGTTCAGCAAGGCTGCTCGTGCAGCTGCCGTCCTCGCCGTGCTGGCGACCTCGGTCTCCGCCTGCTCGAACGACGACGACGCCAAGGCCTCCGACGACGCCCGCATCGTCATCGGCGTGAGCGACGCCCGCCCCGGCCTCTCCGCCGAGAAGGCCGACGGCAGCTTCAGCGGCTTCGACGTCGACATGGCGTCGTACGTCGCCAGGAGGCTCGGGTGGAGCGACCGCCAGGTGACCTTCCGGGCGCTGCCCGACGACGACCGTGAGCAGGCGCTGAGCACCGGCGAGGTCGACATGGTGGTGTCGGCCTACACGATCACGACCGAGCGGGCGAAGGCCGTCGACTTCGCCGGGCCCTACCTCGTCGCCGGACAGGACCTGCTCGTCGCGAGGAAGTCCGAGATCAGCGGGCCGCGGAGCCTGAACGGCAAGACCGTGTGCGGCACCCGCGGTTCGGCCGAGCTCGCACGGGTCCAGGAGGCCGAGTTCTCCCGCCGCGCGGTCCTCAAGGGCGCCGACGACATCGCCGCGTGCGTCGACCTCCTCCTCGCGGGGCGGGTCGACGCGGTCACGACCGACGATGCCGTGCTGGCCGGGTTCGCGAAGAAGCACGCCACGAGGCTGCGCCTGGTGGGGTCGCCGTTCTCGACCGACTACTACGGCATCGGGCTGCCCCAGGGCTCCCCCGACGTCGCCGTCGTCAACGACATCCTCCAGCGCGCCATCGACGACGGCACCTGGCAGGCCAGCTTTGATCGCCACCTGGGCGCCTCCGGCTTCGCCGCGCCGCTGCCTCCCGTCCCGAGCGGCACGCGCGCCCGGTGA
- a CDS encoding DNA topoisomerase IB — MVRLRRTSPDQPGWTRRRAGRGFVYLDQRGDRLPPEDAARVKALAIPPAYRDVWITPYANGHLQAVGMDDAGRRQYLYHPEWRLRRDAEKFERMLLFGKGLVKARELVLADLGREGMPLERACAAAVRLLDLGYFRIGNDVYADANGSFGLTTIERRHVKRHQDKLVFTFTGKSGVDHRIEIDDETVIEAVEIMRRRRAKDDPRLMAYQLGRSWRSVIPDLVNTYVRETTGLEATAKDFRTWHATVLAAAALAETPEPGHTKASQKRAVSGAMKEVSEFLGNTPTLARSAYVDPRVIDAYERGHTIHRATRRTYDNPDVRQAALERATLTLIKSVAAGNS, encoded by the coding sequence GTGGTCCGTCTCCGCCGTACGTCGCCCGACCAGCCGGGCTGGACCCGCCGGCGCGCGGGCCGCGGCTTCGTCTACCTCGACCAGCGCGGCGACCGGCTGCCGCCCGAGGACGCGGCGCGGGTCAAGGCGCTGGCGATCCCGCCGGCCTACCGCGACGTGTGGATCACGCCGTACGCCAACGGGCACCTGCAGGCCGTCGGCATGGACGACGCGGGCCGGCGACAGTACCTTTACCACCCCGAGTGGCGGCTGCGCCGCGACGCGGAGAAGTTCGAGCGGATGCTGCTGTTCGGCAAGGGCCTGGTCAAGGCCCGCGAGCTGGTGCTGGCCGACCTGGGGCGTGAGGGCATGCCGCTGGAGCGCGCCTGCGCGGCGGCCGTCCGGTTGCTCGACCTGGGCTACTTCCGCATCGGCAACGACGTCTACGCCGACGCCAACGGGTCCTTCGGCCTCACGACGATCGAGCGGCGACACGTGAAGCGTCACCAGGACAAGCTCGTCTTCACCTTCACCGGCAAGTCCGGCGTCGACCACCGCATCGAGATCGACGACGAGACCGTGATCGAGGCCGTCGAGATCATGCGACGCCGCCGGGCCAAGGACGACCCGCGGCTGATGGCCTACCAGCTGGGCCGGTCGTGGCGCTCGGTCATCCCCGACCTGGTCAACACCTACGTCCGCGAGACGACCGGGCTCGAGGCGACGGCCAAGGACTTCCGCACCTGGCACGCCACCGTCCTGGCCGCCGCGGCCCTGGCCGAGACGCCCGAGCCCGGTCACACCAAGGCGTCGCAGAAGCGGGCGGTCTCGGGCGCGATGAAGGAGGTCTCCGAGTTCCTCGGCAACACCCCGACGCTCGCGCGCTCGGCGTACGTCGACCCGCGGGTGATCGACGCCTACGAGCGCGGCCACACGATCCACCGGGCGACCCGACGGACCTACGACAACCCCGACGTGCGGCAGGCGGCCCTGGAGCGGGCGACGCTCACGCTGATCAAGTCCGTGGCGGCGGGCAACTCGTGA
- the serC gene encoding phosphoserine transaminase, translated as MTIEIPADLLPADGRFGAGPSKIQPAHLDALAATGRSLMGTSHRQAPVRDLVGRVRTGLAELFSAPDGYEVVLGNGGATAFWDVATHGLIERRSQHLANGEFSSKFAAAATSAPWLQDPSVITTAPGTATVAVAEDGIDAYAWAHNETSTAVMTPVVRPAGTSPDGPDAALVLIDATSGAGGLPVDLTETDVYYFAPQKSFASDGGLWLAFFSPAALERAARIAASDRHVPAFFDLPTAIDNSTKNQTYNTPSVATLFLMAEQLDWMNAEGGLAGMVQRTTASSDVLYGWAERASYAHPYVAEPAHRSLVIGTVNFDESVDAEAVAAVLRAHGVVDTEPYRKLGQNQLRIAMYPAVDPADVEALTRCIDHVVERL; from the coding sequence GTGACGATCGAGATCCCCGCCGACCTGCTGCCCGCCGACGGACGGTTCGGGGCCGGGCCGTCGAAGATCCAGCCGGCACACCTCGACGCCCTCGCCGCGACGGGCCGGTCCCTGATGGGCACCTCGCACCGCCAGGCCCCCGTGCGCGACCTGGTCGGCCGCGTGCGCACCGGCCTCGCCGAGCTCTTCTCGGCGCCCGACGGCTACGAGGTCGTGCTCGGCAACGGGGGCGCCACGGCGTTCTGGGACGTCGCCACCCACGGGCTGATCGAGCGTCGCTCGCAGCACCTGGCCAACGGCGAGTTCTCCTCGAAGTTCGCCGCCGCGGCGACGTCCGCCCCGTGGCTGCAGGACCCGTCGGTCATCACCACCGCCCCGGGCACCGCGACGGTGGCCGTGGCCGAGGACGGCATCGACGCCTACGCGTGGGCCCACAACGAGACGTCCACCGCGGTGATGACCCCCGTCGTCCGCCCGGCCGGCACGTCACCCGACGGCCCCGACGCCGCCCTGGTGCTCATCGACGCTACCTCCGGCGCCGGCGGCCTGCCCGTCGACCTGACCGAGACCGACGTCTACTACTTCGCGCCGCAGAAGTCGTTCGCCTCCGACGGCGGCCTCTGGCTGGCGTTCTTCTCCCCGGCCGCGCTCGAGCGGGCCGCGCGGATCGCGGCGAGCGACCGGCACGTCCCGGCGTTCTTCGACCTGCCGACGGCGATCGACAACTCCACCAAGAACCAGACCTACAACACCCCGTCGGTCGCCACCCTGTTCCTGATGGCCGAGCAGCTGGACTGGATGAACGCCGAGGGTGGCCTCGCCGGCATGGTCCAACGGACCACCGCGTCCTCCGACGTCCTCTACGGCTGGGCCGAGCGCGCGTCGTACGCCCACCCCTACGTCGCCGAGCCGGCCCACCGCTCGCTGGTCATCGGCACCGTCAACTTCGACGAGTCCGTCGACGCCGAGGCGGTGGCCGCGGTCCTGCGCGCCCACGGCGTCGTCGACACCGAGCCCTACCGCAAGCTCGGTCAGAACCAGCTGCGGATCGCCATGTACCCCGCGGTCGACCCCGCCGACGTCGAGGCCCTCACCCGCTGCATCGACCACGTGGTCGAGCGCCTCTGA
- a CDS encoding class I SAM-dependent methyltransferase: MSDARALVREALLDADGLVRAVASGRRKEAAPVWRRVEARYVDLKAGRHLQATSYDATQAHTANHAAGAAAAEAVDALLAEPFGNWHLETATHTHQVRITKRGEWLASSKARAQAAPVEHDHDRTKDRLLPLDDPLYRALGLAGADGRIKPTRMAKVRQVEEFLRLLDAAVADALATGHLRRPTPEKPLRVVDLGCGNAYLTFAAQRYLGGVLGLPVAMTGVDVKEQSREHNTRVAAELGIEAGFVVGTIADAVVDPAPEVVLALHACDTATDEALARAVGWDAALVLAAPCCHHDVAAQLRRQPTPAPYAELTRHGILRERLADTLTDALRASLMRLEGYRVDVVQFVGSEHTPRNTMLRAVRTGVVADASRQEARDDYEALVAEWRLTPRLAELLAAGRPHDRA; encoded by the coding sequence GTGAGCGACGCGAGGGCGCTGGTGCGTGAGGCGCTGCTCGACGCCGACGGGCTGGTGCGGGCCGTCGCCTCGGGCCGGCGCAAGGAGGCCGCACCGGTGTGGCGCCGGGTGGAGGCGCGCTACGTCGACCTCAAGGCCGGGCGGCACCTCCAGGCCACGTCGTACGACGCCACGCAGGCACACACCGCCAACCACGCCGCCGGGGCCGCGGCGGCGGAGGCGGTCGACGCCCTGCTCGCCGAGCCGTTCGGCAACTGGCACCTCGAGACCGCCACGCACACCCACCAGGTGCGGATCACCAAGCGCGGCGAGTGGCTCGCGTCGAGCAAGGCGCGGGCGCAGGCGGCCCCCGTCGAGCACGACCACGACCGCACCAAGGACCGGCTGCTGCCCCTCGACGACCCGCTCTACCGCGCGCTCGGCCTGGCCGGGGCCGACGGGCGGATCAAGCCGACCCGGATGGCCAAGGTGCGCCAGGTCGAGGAGTTCCTGCGCCTGCTCGACGCGGCCGTCGCCGACGCGCTCGCCACCGGTCACCTGCGCCGGCCGACGCCCGAGAAGCCGTTGCGGGTCGTCGACCTCGGCTGCGGCAACGCCTACCTGACGTTCGCGGCGCAGCGCTACCTCGGCGGGGTGCTGGGCCTGCCGGTCGCGATGACCGGTGTCGACGTCAAGGAGCAGTCCCGCGAGCACAACACGCGGGTGGCGGCCGAGCTCGGCATCGAGGCGGGGTTCGTCGTCGGCACGATCGCCGACGCCGTCGTCGACCCCGCACCCGAGGTCGTGCTGGCCCTGCACGCCTGTGACACCGCCACCGACGAGGCCCTGGCCCGTGCGGTCGGGTGGGACGCCGCGCTGGTCCTGGCCGCGCCCTGCTGCCACCACGACGTCGCCGCCCAGCTGCGGCGCCAGCCGACGCCGGCGCCGTACGCCGAGCTGACCCGGCACGGCATCCTGCGCGAGCGTCTCGCCGACACCCTCACCGACGCGCTGCGGGCCTCGCTGATGCGGCTGGAGGGCTACCGCGTCGACGTCGTGCAGTTCGTCGGCAGCGAGCACACGCCGCGCAACACGATGCTGCGCGCCGTACGCACCGGCGTGGTCGCCGACGCCTCGCGCCAGGAGGCGCGCGACGACTACGAGGCGCTGGTCGCCGAGTGGCGCCTGACGCCCCGGCTGGCCGAGCTGCTCGCAGCCGGCCGGCCGCACGACCGGGCATGA
- a CDS encoding GNAT family N-acetyltransferase: MRLERVGYGHPDVLSLVERVQAFYADRYGTPDATPLDPSMFEPPEGSFYVGYDDVGGLGVPIATGAWRRSSVEVFGTARTAEVKRMYVVPEAQRRGLARRMLAHLEASAAEAGAEAMVLETGVKQPEAIELYVSAGYQPVPGFGFYLDSPHSRCFGKDLR; encoded by the coding sequence ATGCGCCTGGAGCGGGTCGGCTACGGCCACCCCGACGTGCTGAGCCTCGTCGAGCGGGTCCAGGCCTTCTACGCCGATCGCTACGGCACCCCCGACGCGACGCCGCTGGACCCGTCGATGTTCGAGCCCCCGGAGGGCAGCTTCTACGTCGGGTACGACGACGTGGGCGGCCTCGGCGTGCCGATCGCGACCGGTGCGTGGCGGCGGTCGTCGGTCGAGGTGTTCGGGACAGCCCGCACCGCCGAGGTCAAGCGGATGTACGTCGTGCCCGAGGCCCAGCGACGGGGACTGGCCCGACGCATGCTCGCGCACCTCGAGGCGTCGGCCGCCGAGGCCGGGGCCGAGGCGATGGTGCTCGAGACGGGCGTCAAGCAGCCGGAGGCCATCGAGCTCTACGTGTCGGCGGGCTACCAGCCGGTCCCGGGGTTCGGGTTCTACCTGGACTCCCCGCACAGTCGGTGCTTCGGCAAGGACCTGCGATGA